Below is a genomic region from Tepidiforma bonchosmolovskayae.
ACGCGAGGCAGGACCAGCCGCCCATCGACTGGGCGACCAGGCGGACGGGCTGCCCGGGGGCGGCGGCATCGATCAGCGCGGCGAGGTCGTCGGCGAAGGCGCGGGCGCCGGGCTCGGGCGCGTCCTGGGTGGAGGGCGCGAAACCGCGGTGGGCGAAGACCAGGCAGCGGAAGTCGCGGGAGAAGGCGGGGATTTGCTGCCACCAGGAGAGGTGGTTACCGCCGAGGCCGTGGGCGAAGACGACGAGCGGAGCATCGGCGGGGCCGTGGAGGTCGTAGTAGATGCGGGCCCCGGGGCGTTCGAGCCATGCCATGGGGCGGATTCTACGCGGGAAGGCGCGTTGGGGCGGTTCGCCCTATGATGCTGCCGAAATTCCCTGCGCCCGAGGTTGGACCGCGTATGCCGTACGTTCCCACGCGCGACATCATCACCTACTACGAGGAAGCCGGTTCGGGTGAGCCGCTGGTGCTCATCCGGGGCCTCGGGAGCGACCTGCAGGCGTGGGCGCCGCAGGTGCCGCTGCTGGCGAAGCACTTCCGCGTGATTACGTACGACAACCGCGGCGCGGGGCGCACGGGGGCGCCGGACCGGCCGTACAGCATTGCGGGGATGGCGGACGACCTGGCGGCGCTGCTGGACGAGCTGAAGGTGGAGAAGGCGCACGTCCTCGGGTATTCAATGGGCGGGATGATTGCGCAGGAGTTTGCGCTGCGGCACCCGGGGCGGCTCGAGAAGCTCATCCTGCTGGCGACGACGGCGAAGCCGGACGGCTATGTGCGGGCGGTGGTCCAGTCGTTCATCACGGTGCGGCGGACGAACATTTCGCGTGAGGGGTTTGTGCGGACGCTGGCGCCGTACCTGTACACGGCGGAGCTGTTCGACGACGAGGAGCGGTACGAGCGCGCGATTCTCGTGAGCGTGCAGAACCCGTACGCGCAGCAGGACCATGCGTTCATCCGGCAGGCGCAGGCGATCCTGGCGCACGATACGAGCGGGCGGCTGGGGAGCATCAAGGCGCCGACGCTGGTGGTGACGAACCGGGACGACATCCTGATTCCGCCGCGGCACGGCGAAGCGCTGGCGAAGGGGATCCCCGGGGCGCAGCACCGTTCGCTCGACGGGGCGCATGCGGGGGTAACCGAGTACCCGGTGGAGCACTGCACGGCGTTTGCGGAGTTCCTCGGGGCGGCCGTCACGGCCTGAGGGGCGGGGCGGTAGCGGGGCGGGGCGGCATCCTGTTGCAAGGTTGCCGGGGGTCGTCGTATGTTGGAGGTGCTGGAAGGGACGGCGCCACGGAGGGTGGCGTACTCCAGCTCCCCACACGTCCAGGCTTCAGCACGAGCCCATTCGCGGAAGACCAGCGACACGAACCGCAGCGTCAGCCCACCCCACACGTCCTCGGGCGCCATCAGACACGCACACGGGAAGACCCTTGCAAGAGACCGAAGCCAACAACCTGATCCCTACGACCGATGCACCTGCCAGCGAAAACGGCCACACCGCGGAGGCGCCGGCGGCTCGCCGGCGGGTGAGCCGCACGCGGAAGGCGGAGCTGCCGCCTCCCGAGGTGCTGGAAAGCGCAGTGGACGTGGCCGCCCAGGCCGCGTCCGACGCCCCGCCGTCGCCGAACGGCAGCCAGGCAGCAGAGCACGAGGCGGCTGCGCCGCGGCGGCGGGTGCGGAGCCGTTCGGCTGCTGCCGGGCAGCCCGCCGACGGTGGCGAGGCTGCGGGGGCGGCAGCACAGCAGGACCCGGTTGAAGCCGCCGGCGCGTCCCCTGCGGCCGCGGCAGCAGCTCCGGAGGCCGGCGCGGCCGAAGCGGCGGCCCCGGAGCGGCCTGAGCGGCCGGGCGCCATCCGCCGGACCGGCGGGCGCATGGCCGGCGAACCGGAGGCGACCCAGGCGGCCGCGCAGGAGCCGGAGGCCGCCGATGCCGAGGGCGAGGCTGCGGCCGAGCCACAGCGGACCCGCATCTTCCGGCGTGAGGGACAGAGCGACCGCGAACGGCCGGCAGTGCCGGAGGTCATCGTCCGGCGCGAGCCGACGCCCCCGCCGCAGCCGCAGGGACAATCGCGGGCAGAGCGCGAGGCTGCACGGCGGGAGCGGCGCTGGCGGGACCGGGAGAACCGGAATGACCGCGGCTGGCGGGACCGGGAGTTCCGCGAGCGGGAGTTCGCCCGGGAGCGGCTGGAGCGCGAACTGGAGCGCGAGATCGCGCGGGAGGAGCGGGCCCAGGCCGGGGCTCCGCCGCTGAATATCGCTGAGCTGGAGCAGAAGAGCCGCGAGGAGCTGATCGCCATCGCCCAGGAAATGGGCCTCGAGGATGTGTACGCGCTGCGGAAGAGCGACCTGATCTTCCGGCTGCTGCAGGCGCAGGCGGAGGCCCGGGGGAACGTGTTCAGCGGCGGCTTCCTGGAAGTGAGCGACGACGGGAACTACGGGTTCCTGCGCGGGCCTTCGATGCTGCCGGGGCCGAACGACATCTATGTGTCGCAGTCGCAGCTGCGGCGGTTTGCGCTGCGGCCGGGCGACTACGTGACCGGGCAGGTTCGGCACCCGAAGGACAACGAGAAGTTCTACGGGCTGCTGAAGGTGGAAGCCGTGAACGGGATGGACCCGGAGACGGCGAAGCGGCGGCCGCACTTCGAGAACCTGACGGCGATCTTCCCGTACCAGCAGCTGAAGCTGGAGACGACGCCGGACAACCTGACGCACCGGATCATCGACCTGATTGCGCCGATCGGGCGCGGGCAGCGCGGGCTGATCGTTTCGCCGCCGAAGGCCGGCAAGACGATGCTGCTGAAGAACATCGCGAACGGCATCTCCACGAACTACCCGGACGTGCACCTGATGGTGCTGCTCATCGGCGAGCGGCCCGAAGAGGTGACGGACATGCAGCGGAGCGTCCGGGGCGAGGTGGTGAGCTCGACGTTCGACGAGCCGGTGGAGGACCACACCCGGGTGGCCGAGATGGCGCTGGAGCGGGCGAAGCGGCTGGTGGAAGGCGGGAAGGACGTGGTGATCCTGCTGGATTCGATCACGCGGCTGACGCGGGCGTACAACCTTGCGCTGCCGCCGAGCGGCCGGACGCTCTCCGGCGGCGTGGACCCGATCGCGCTCTACCCGCCGAAGCGGCTGTTCGGCGCGGCGCGGAAGTGCGAGGAGGGCGGTTCGCTGACGATCCTGGCGACCTGCCTGGTGGACACCGGCTCGCGGATGGATGAGGTGGTGTTCGAGGAGTTCAAGGGCACAGGCAACATGGAGCTGCGGCTCGACCGGCGGCTGGCGGAGCGGCGGTACTACCCGGCGATCGACATCCAGGCGTCGGGGACGCGGCGGGAAGAGCTGCTGCTCGACGAGAAAACGCTCAAGGGCGTCTGGCTTGTGCGGCGGATGACCGCTATGATTTCGCAGAACTCGCCGAACCAGCTCGAGGCGACCGAGAGGCTGCTCGAGCGGCTTGCGAGGACGAACAACAACGAGGAGTTTCTCGCCAGCCTGAAGTCGGACCTCTAGGGGGTTCCCCTACGGGTCCTGCCCCCCGGCATTCAGAGGCCGCCGGGATAGCCAGGAAAGGAGGAGAGGAGCAGGCTACGGCTGTGCTCAGCCCGCGTCAGCGGTTCGCTTCCGCGACGCGCCAGCACATTTGCTTATGGGAATCGAAGGAACCCGCGCGCGTTCTCACGCGCATGCACGGCGCCACGGGCGACTTACGGTCCACGTCCTGATCGTGGCGCTGGCACTCGTCGCCGTTGTTTCGGCCACGCGATTCCCGGCCCGCTCCTCGGCATCGGCACAGGCACCGGTTCCCCAGTTCGCATTCTCGGGCGTCGCAGGTGCGGCGCAGCGCCCGGGCCAGGCCGTTTTCCGGCCGGCAGCAACAACGCAGACCCTCGGCTCGGTGGTGGCGGTGGCGTCCCGCACGGAGGCGCTCGACGCGAGGGCGGTGGGCGGCGTTTCGCCGGTGCACTCGCTTTCGGCAGGGGTGACGGCAGCGGCGGCGACCTCGGGCGAGGTGGGCGCCGGCATCAAGCCGCTGGCGGACATCATCGACCCGCGGAGCCCGATTGTGGAGTACGAGACGCAGGCGGGCGACACGGTGTCGGGCGTGGCGGCGAAGTTCGGGATTTCGATGCAGACGCTGCTGGACAACAACCCGACGGTGCGGAACCCGAACCTGCTGCCGAAGGGGCTGATTCTCATCATCCCGCGGAAGGACGGCATCCTGCACAAGGTGGCGTACGGAGAGACGGTCGACTCGATCGTGAAGCAGTACGACAACATCACAGCGGCGCAGGTGATCGAGTACAAGCCGAACAACATTACGGACCCGAACAACCTGGAGGCGGGCAAGATGCTGCTCCTGGTGGGGGCGAAGATTAAGCCACCGCCACCGCCTCCTCCGCCGCCGCAGCGGCCCTCGCAGCCGGGGGTGCCGTCGGGCCCGTCGGCGGGCGGTGCGCCTGCGCCGAGCTCGGGCGGCATCTTCAAGAACTTCCCGCTGGCGGCATGGCGCGGTATCAGCGACCCGTTCGGCACGCCGCGGGGCGGTTCGTCGTACCACACGGGCATCGACCTCGACCTGTACGGCTTCGGTCCCTCGCCCCTGTTCGCGGTCTGCGACGGCGTGGTGAGCCGGACAGAGTACCTGACCTACAGCTACGGCTACTACGTGGTGATCGACTGCGGCGGCGGGTGGACGACGCTCTACGCGCACATGAGCCAGATCGACGTGGTGCCGGGCCAGGCGGTAAGCGCAGGGCAGACGATCGGCCTGACGGGGCTGACGGGCTTCACGACGGGCCACCACCTGCACTTCGAAATCCGGTACAACGGCGGCTTCGTCGACCCGGCGCTCTACCTGAACTTCTAGCCTCTTCCACGGGGTGCTGCGGCAGGCGGCAAGAGCGCTGACCTGAACGGCGGGGCGCGGTGCGCTACGCTGGTGGCATGCCGGCGTACCAGCCCGAGGACCTCGACCCGGTCGAGCGCGCGCTGCTGGGCGTGCTCTCAGTGGGGCTGCCGCCATCCAAAGCGGCAGGGAGCGATACGTTCAGGGTCGACCATGTGACGGCGGTGGTGGTGAGCCTGGCGGAGACCGGCGAACGGGGCGCGCACCTTGCCGAGGACGGCATCCGGGTGACGGCGGCGTTCCGGGCGCGGCTGCGGGCAGCGGTGGAATCGCTGGTGGAGAAAGGGCTGGTCATCCAGCAGGCAGCGGGCATGCCCGCCGCGGCCGGGGGCTACGAAACGGGGCTGCAGATTGACCTGGTGGACCCGGACGAGCACCCGGTACTGCTGGACCGCTATCTTTCGCAGCTGTGCATGGAGCAGCTGTTCAACATCCCGGCGGTGTACCCGTACCTGATGGAGCGGTACTCCTCGAGCGGCGAGGTGTGGCGGCGGCTGCGCGAAGGCGGCTACGCGCGGGACTGACCGGGCGGTTCGCCGGCGGGCGGGGCGAGCAGGTCGATGACGGCGCTGCGGGCGCGGGGGAGGAAGGTGACGGTAACGCGGTCCCCGGGGAGGAGGATGAGCTCACCGCGAGGGACGAACGCCTGGCCGCCGCGCTCGACAGCCGCGACGCGTGCGCCCGGGGGAAAGGGGACGTCGGCGAGCCGGCGGTGCGCAAGGGGTGATGCGGGCGTGAGCGTGACATCGAGGGCGTCGATGTTCTCGGAGAGGGGATTGAGCGGCCGGAGCTGCTGGGAGGCGGCGCGGCGGTAGGCCCTGAGGAGGGCCCGTGCGTCGACCTGGCCGATGATGGGTGCGCCTTCGACGGCGGTATCGACGACGGGAAGCCAGCGGCGCTCGTGCTCGGCGAGGGCGTCGAGGGCGCGGTCGAGCGGCCATTCGGCCTGGACGACGGCCGGGAGCGGGACGGCGATCCTGGCCACGGTGCCGTCGGGGCTTCCCTCGAGGCGGCCGGCGAGCACCTCGGCGGGCGCGCCACCATCGAGGATGGTGACCGCGTAACGGGCGCCGGCTTCCCGGAGACGGGCGAGGGCGTCGGCGGCGGGGAGGCTCGGGTCGAGGGTGATGAGCGGAATGGCAGCCTGTCGCGCGGGCAGGGCTGAGAGTAGCGGGAAGGCGAACCGATGGCGGTGAGCTGGGGAGTCGGCGCGCGTGGGAGGCTGCTGGCGGTAGATGGTTTCGTCGCCGACGACGAGGGTCGCGATGGCGACGGCGGCCATGGCGGGGGCCAGGAGGGAGAGGTTGCCGGTCATCTCGGCGACCATCAGGAGCATGGAGAGCGGGACGTGGGCGATGGCGCCGAAGAGGGCGGTCATGCCGATGATGACGACGGGACCGGGCTCTTGCGGGAAGCCGGGGAGGGTGTGGCCGAGCCGCCAGTAGGCGGCGCCGAGGAGGCCGCCAATCACCATGCCGGGGCCGAAGATGCCGCCGGAGCCGCCGGAGCCGACGGTGAGCGAGGTGGTGAGGATGCGGAGGAAGGGGAGCGCGAGGAGAAGCCAGGGCGAAAAGGCGAGGGCGCCCGCCGGGGTGAAGGCCTGCTGGACCCAGCCGTAGCCGACGTGGATCGCCTCGGGGAAGGCGATGCCGATGGCGCCGACGGCCGCCCCGCCAAGGGCAGGCTTCGCCCAGGTAGGCAGCGGCAGGCGGTGGAAGGCGGCCTCGGTGCCGTAGAAGACGCGGGCGAAGAGGAGCCCGGCGAGCCCGGCGAGCAGGCCGAGGAGGGCGTAGTAGGGGAGTTCGCCGGGGTGAGAGAAGGCGAAACCGCCGGCGTTGCCGAAGATGGGGGTGAAGTCGGTATAGGCGCCGAAGAGGGCGTAGGCGGTGATGGAGCTGATGAGGGCGAGGAGGATGACGTCGGCTTCGAGGTCGTGCTTGTAGAGGACCTCGGCGGCCATCATGGCGCCGCCCAGCGGCGCGCGGAAGATGGCGCCGATGCCGGCGCCGATACCGGCTGCGAGGGCGCGCCGCCGTTCCGCTGGCTCGAGGCCGAGGCGGTCGGCGATGAGCGAGCCGAGGCCGCCGCCGACCTGGGCATTGGGGCCCTCGGGCCCGGCAGCACCGCCGCTGCCGATGGTGATCGCAGAGGCGAGCAGCTTGACCGGGATGACCGGCCAGCGGACACGTCCGCTGTTCCAGTGAAAGGTGCGGATACCGTTGTCGGTGCCGTGCCCCGCGGCCTCGGGGGCGAGGAAGGTGGTGAGAAGGCCGCTGGCGAGGCCGCCGAAGGCGATGACGAGGGGGAGGGCCCAGGCGCGGTCGGGGCCGCTGCCGGCGCTGCCGCCATCTCCCAGGGGCATGGGGGGGTGGTACCCAGCAAGGCCGCCGAGGAGGAGCCGGTCGAAGAGTCCGATCAGCTCGTGGAAGGCGATCGACCCAGCGCCGGCCGCGAGGCCGATGAGGACTCCGAGCCAGACGGCGCGGGAGATGCGCCGTGATTGGGTGAGACGGCGCCTCCCCGCGAGGGAGGATCTCCTGGCGGCGACCACATCAGGATTCTACGCGGGGCAGCTGTGCGCGGGCACGGGCAGCCGGGGCCGGCCCGGCGGCCGGCCCCCTGGCGGCGGCTAGACGATCTCGAGCTCGCGGAGCTTCTCTTCGGTGACGACGCCGTCCTTCCAGCCGCGGACGCGGTAGTACTCGTCGAGCATCCGGTCGAGCTCGCAGACCTGGCCCTGGGAGCCTTTGGAGTTGGAGGGCTCTTCGAGGAACCGCCTGGGGAGGGTATCGGAGCCTTCGCGGAAGCCGGCGAGGTTGTTGTAGTACCGCTCGAGGTTGTAGATCCGTTCGCCGGCCTTGAGGACGTCGTCGGGGCCGAAGCTGTCGATGCCGACCATGACGCGGTACTGTTCGGCGTACTCTTCGGGGCCTTCGGCGAAGGCGGAGAACTTGCAGAGGTCGAGGGAATCGGAGAAGGCGTGGATGTCCTGGAGGAGCTTGAGGAGCTCGCCCTTGCCCTGCCAGGCGAGGGGGTCGGTCTTGAGGCCGATGACGCCGAGCTCGGAGGCGGGGCTGTAGCCGCGGAGGTGGCAGGCGCCGCGGTTGGAGGTGGCGTAGCCGAGGCCCATGCCTTTGAGGCCGCGGGGGTCGTAGGCGGGGGTGGCCTGGCCTTTGACGGTCATGGCGATTTCGAGGTGGCCGATGGAGCGGGCGAACGGCTCGATGCCGTCGGCGAGGCGGTTGCCGATGCCCTCACGGAAGGCGACCTTGCGCATGACCTCGATCATGCCGTCGCGGTCGCCCCAGGCGAGCCCTTCGCCGGCGGGGATGTACTCGCGCTGGGTGGCTTCCATGAGGCAGGAGAGGACCTGGCCGATCTCGATGGCGTCGTAGCCCCAGTCGTTGGCGCGGTCGATCATGAAGGCGACGGAGGCGACGTCGTCGTTGCCGCAGTTGGCGCCGAGCGACCAGGCGGGCTCATATTCGACGGACTCCATCTTGACCCTGTAGGGGCCTTCTTTGATTTCGACCTCCTTCTTGCAGGCGACGGGGCAGGCGTGGCAGGTGGGGTCGTCGATGAGGTAGTGCTCTTTGACGTACTCGCCGGAGAGCTTTTCGGCGCCGTCGAAGTGGGTCTCCTGGCTGTTGCGGGCGCCGAGTGCGCCGATGGTGTTGGTGACGTTCATGAGGACGTTGGTGCCATAGACGGAGAGGCCGCCCTTGCGGGGGGAGGTGATGTTCGCCTCGTCCATGATTTTCTTGAGGGCGTTGCTATGGGCGGTGCGCCAGGCGTCGCGGTCGGCGGCGCGGGGGTAGTTGCGGGCGGCCTTGATGACGACGGCCTTGAGCTTCTTGGCGCCGCCGACGCAGCCGGTGCCGCCGCGGCCGGAGGCGCGGTCGTTTTCGTTGATCCAGCTGGCGAAGCGGACGGTGTTTTCGCCGGCCTGGCCGATGGCGATGACGCTCAGGTCGTCGGTGCCGTGGCGCTCGCGGAGGATGTCGCGGGTTTCGTGGACGCCCTTGCCCCAGAGGTCGGAGGCATCACGGAGTTCGACCTGGCCATCGTGGACGTAGGCGTAGACGGGCTTTGGGGAGATGCCTTTGAAGACGAGGCCGTCGAAGCCGGCCCAGCGGAGGCGGGCGGCGCTCCAGCCTCCCTGGTGGCTGTCGGTGACGGTGCCGGTGAGCGGGCTCTTGGTAACGATGGCGAGGCGGCCGCTCATCGAGGCTTCGGTGCCGGTGAGGGGCCCGTTCATAAAGCAGAGGACGTTGTCGGGGCCGAGCGGGTCGACGCGGGGGCCGGCTTCGAAGACGTAGCGGACGCCGACGCCGCGGGCGCCGATGTATTTGCGGGCCCATTCTTCGGGGATGGGCGCATAGCTGACGGTGCCGCTGGTGAGGTCGACGGTGCCGACGCGGCCGGCGTAGCCTCCGAGTGCCATGATATCGATGCCTCCTATTGCTGCGGTTGGCAGCGGCAAGTATATCGCGCAGCGGCAAGGGGAGCGGGGGAGGCGGGGGCGGGGCTTTCCCTGGCCGTGACGTGCGGCGCGCGGCGGGGGAGTGGCGGCGGAGCCGGCCCCAGGGCGAAACTGGGGAGATGCGGCTCTCCAGGTTTTTCGGGCGCAGGGATTACGGCTGGGTGCGGCCGGAACCGCCGCGGGAGGTGACGCTGCGGGCGGTGGCATTCGTGCGCAGCCCGGTGGCGAAGCCGCGGCCGCACGGCTGGGCGACGGTCGAGAGCAGCATCGTGTTCGAGCCGGAGCACGCGGCGCGGCTGGAGGGGATCGAGCGGTTCGGCCACGTGATCGTGGTGTTCTACCTCGACGTGGCGGAGGGGGCGCCGGAGAAGCCTGAGCAGCTGGAGCTGGCAGGGGGGCGCATGGCTGGGATCTTCGCGACGAGAAGCCAGCTGCGGCCGAACCACCTGGGTGTCTCGGTGGCGGAGCTGCTGGGCCGGGAGGGGCTGGAGCTGCGGGTGCGGGGGCTGGATGCGATCGATCGGACGCCCGTGCTGGACGTGAAGCCGTACCTGGCCGAGTACGACCGGAGGTAGCGGCCGGCCGCAGTCGGTTGCCCCGGGAGCGGGCAGCCCCTAGAGTCGGGGCATGCCGCTCTTCGGGGAGCCGGGGCAGCGCATCGCGTATGAGCGGTATCCGCACGCAGGCGGCGGGCCGCCCCTGTACCTCATCCACGGTTTCACGGCGAGCGCTGCATCGTTCGCGGCGAATATTGCCCCGCTGCGGGAGCACTTCACGGTGGTGACCGTGGAGCTGCTGGGACACGGCGGCTCGGATGCGCCGGACGACCCCGCCCTCTACGGGCCCGGCCCGGCGGTGGAGCGAATCCTGGGGCTGATGGATGCGCTTGGCGACGAGCGGGGGCTGCTTTGCGGACATTCGCTCGGCGGCGCGGTGGCGGTGCAGTGCGCGCTGGCGGCGCCGGAGCGGTTCGCGGGGCTCGTGATCATCAACTCGGCGTCGGCGGCCGGGACGCCGGCATGGGCCGAGGCGGCGCGGGCGGGGATGGCCGAGCTGGCGGCACGGGTCCGGGCTGAAGGCACCGGCTTCCTGAAGCGGACACGGCTCTACCCTGCGCACAGCCGCCGGCTGGACGAGCGGTCGCGCGAGCTGCTGACGCGGGACTTCGACCGGCTGACGCCGGCGGGGCTGGCCGGGACGGCGGAAGGGCTGATTCCGTTCGTTAATGCGTTCGAGCGGCTGCCGGAGCTGCAGGTGCCGGTGCTGGTCGTGGCCGGGCAGCGGGACCGGGACTTTATGGAGGTGCTGCCGGGATTCCTGGCGCAGCTGCCGCACGGGCTGGCGCGGGTCGTGGAGCTGCCGGAAGCGGGGCACGCCGCCAACCTCGAGCAGCCACGCGAGTTCGAGGCGGCGGTTATCGACTTCGCACGGGAGATCGGCTACCTGCCGGCGGCGGACGGCACGGCGCCGCGGCATGCGGCGGGGTCGAGCACGCTGAATGTGCTGGGCGGGCTGCTGGTGGCGGCGGGGCTGGGGATGCTCGCGGCGGCGCTGGTGGTGGCACAGCTCGGGAAGGACGGCGGGCGGAGCTTCGTGGCGGCCGAGCCGGAGGCGACGCCGACGGCGGGGTTCACGCCGGTGACGGCGGTAGCGGGGACGCGGACGGCGATTCCGCTGCCGGCGGGCGGGGTTGCGACGCTGACGCCAGCTGCGACCGTTTCGGGTTCGACACCGGCGGCAGGGGCAGCGGTGCCGCCTTCGCCCACGCCGACGGCCACACCGCGGGCGGCAGGCGCGGCTGCCACGCCCACACCGACCGCGACGCTGGCCCCTTCGCCGACGCCGACGGCGACGGCCACGCCGGCGGGTCCGTACGCGGCGATTGCGGGGCCGCTCCGGGTTGGGGTGGGCGAATCGGCAACGTACTTCGATGCCTCGCGGCCGGTGCCGCTGCGGGTGACGTGGGTGACGCCCTCCGGGACGGTGCGGGACGTGCACGGGGTGACGGTGACGTTCCCGTCGGAGGGGTGTTTCGCGGTGACGATGGAGGCGGTGTTCCCCGACGGGGTGACGCGGACGGCGGTGGTGAACGTGGCGGTGGGCGGCGCGACCTGCGGCGGCTGACGGGTGCGGCGGCCGGATGTGAACGGCCCGTAAACGACCGGGCAGCGCGGATCGCGTAGATTGTGGGCATGCACGATACGACGATTCCCGGCGACCTCGAAGGCGTTCACAATTTCCGGCCGGTGGGACCGTACCGCGTGGCAGGCGGGCGGACGATGCGGCCGGGGCGGCTCTTTCGCTCGGGCGCGCTCGAACCGATGACGCCGCGGGACCGGGAGGTCCTGGAGCGGGTCATCGGGGTGCGGACGATCCTGGACCTGCGCCACCCGGATGAGCTGGCGATGGCGAACGGCCCGCACCCGCTGAGCGACCGGGTGGTCTGGCTTTCGATCTTCCGGGAGGAGTGGCGGCAGGAGGACCTTATCGCCGAACTGAACGGGCTGTACGGGCTGGGGCCATCGCCGCGCCGGTACCTGCACTACCTGGAGATCGGCGGCGACCGGCTGGCGCGGGCGTTCGAGCTGTTCGCGGAGGAGCCGCGCTACCCGTTCCTGGTGCACTGCACGGCGGGCAAGGACCGGACCGGGGTGCTGATCGGGATGATCATGGACGTGCTGGGGGCCGACCCGGCCGATATTGCGTACGAGTACGGGCTGAGCGATGCGAGCATCGACCGGCTGCTGGCGTACCTGCGTGCGAGCGGCCGGCAGCTCGAGGGGACGGAGGAGGAGATCCGGGCGCGGCTTTCGACGCCGCCGGAGCGGATGGCGGGGTTCATCGAGCTGCTGCATAAGGAGCACGGCGGCGCGGAGGCGTTCTTCCGGAAGCAGGGTGTGAGCGAGGCGACGATCGACCGGGTGCGGGAGCTGCTGACCGTCTGAGGCCGTGGGCGTCAGTCTTCGGCGCCGGCCAGGCGGGGCGCCTGGTTCGGGGCGAGGCCGAACTTTTCGCGCGGCCACCAGGTGAGAAAGGCCTTTCCAACAATGTCGTCGATGGGGATGGGGCCAAGGACGCGGCTGTCCTGGGAATGGTTGCGGTTGTCGCCCATGACGAAGTAGCTGTCCGGGGGTACGACAACGGGCGCCATGTCGCCGAGCGGCACGTCGCCATCGGCGAGGTACGGCTCGATCAGGCGGCGGCCGTTGATGTAGACCACGCCGCCGCGCATTTCGACGGTTTCGCCGGGGAGGCCGATGACGCGCTTGACGAGGTCGCGATGGACGCCGGAGGGGTGGTGGAAGACGACGATGTCGCCGCGTTCGGGGGCGTGGAAGAGGTAGCGGCGGGCCGGCGGGCCGGGGTCCCAGCCGGGGACGTAGCGGGCGAGGGCCTCGACGTCGACGCGGGTGTAGACGAGGGAGTTAACGAGGAGGAACTCGCCGTCTTCGAGGGTGGGATACATGGAGGTGCCGTCGACGCGGTAGTGCTGGACGCTGGCGCGGACGGCCAGGAAGACGAGGACGGCGAGGAGGATGGTCTCGACGATTTCGCGGACGAGGGGCAGGGCGCGGCTGCCGGCGGCGGGCGAGACCGCGGGGGCGGGTTCGAGCGCGGGCGCCGGAGACGCGTGTGCGCCGTGCGGAGCATCGGCCGGGCCGGGAGGGAGGAAGGGTCCGGGAAGGGCGGAGGGGTCGCGGCCGCGGGGGCCGTGCTGGGGCGCCCAGCGGCGGGGGTCGCGGTAGAGCCAGTCGAAGGTGGGGGGCGGCAGGCCGCCGGGGTCGGCGTCGCGCGGCGCAGCGGAGGGGAGCCAGTTGCCGGAGGGGTCGGCGGCGGGTTCATCGTCGCCGGCGACGCGGAGCGAAGGCCAGCTGAGGCGCCGCTGGGGCTGCGGGGCGTCGCCCATGGTCACATTACGCCACATCGGACCACACCCGGCCACCCCGGCTGTCAACGGGATGTGACCGACCCTTTCACCAGATGGTTCGGCACCGCGACCGCCGGGGCGCAGATCGCCCGGGCCGGAATGTTCGCCGGGGAGCGGGTTCAGCGGCCTTCGAGCCAGGCATTGAAGCGGGGGGTGCGGCGCTCGCGGAAGGCGGCGACACCCTCCCGGGCGTCGGGGTGGTGGTCGCTGATGGCGGTTCGGGCGGCGATATCTTCGAGGGCCTGGGCCCAGGTGCTTTCGGCGGCGAGGTAGAGGGAGCGCTTGAGGAGGCGCATGGCGACCTGCGGGCCTTCGGCGAGTTCGCGGGCAAGGGCCATGGCGCGGTCCATGAGTTCGGCGGGCTCGCAGAGTTCGTGGACGAGGCCGAGTTCGAGGGCTTCG
It encodes:
- a CDS encoding aldehyde ferredoxin oxidoreductase family protein — translated: MALGGYAGRVGTVDLTSGTVSYAPIPEEWARKYIGARGVGVRYVFEAGPRVDPLGPDNVLCFMNGPLTGTEASMSGRLAIVTKSPLTGTVTDSHQGGWSAARLRWAGFDGLVFKGISPKPVYAYVHDGQVELRDASDLWGKGVHETRDILRERHGTDDLSVIAIGQAGENTVRFASWINENDRASGRGGTGCVGGAKKLKAVVIKAARNYPRAADRDAWRTAHSNALKKIMDEANITSPRKGGLSVYGTNVLMNVTNTIGALGARNSQETHFDGAEKLSGEYVKEHYLIDDPTCHACPVACKKEVEIKEGPYRVKMESVEYEPAWSLGANCGNDDVASVAFMIDRANDWGYDAIEIGQVLSCLMEATQREYIPAGEGLAWGDRDGMIEVMRKVAFREGIGNRLADGIEPFARSIGHLEIAMTVKGQATPAYDPRGLKGMGLGYATSNRGACHLRGYSPASELGVIGLKTDPLAWQGKGELLKLLQDIHAFSDSLDLCKFSAFAEGPEEYAEQYRVMVGIDSFGPDDVLKAGERIYNLERYYNNLAGFREGSDTLPRRFLEEPSNSKGSQGQVCELDRMLDEYYRVRGWKDGVVTEEKLRELEIV
- a CDS encoding TrmO family methyltransferase domain-containing protein, with the protein product MRLSRFFGRRDYGWVRPEPPREVTLRAVAFVRSPVAKPRPHGWATVESSIVFEPEHAARLEGIERFGHVIVVFYLDVAEGAPEKPEQLELAGGRMAGIFATRSQLRPNHLGVSVAELLGREGLELRVRGLDAIDRTPVLDVKPYLAEYDRR
- a CDS encoding alpha/beta fold hydrolase, which encodes MPLFGEPGQRIAYERYPHAGGGPPLYLIHGFTASAASFAANIAPLREHFTVVTVELLGHGGSDAPDDPALYGPGPAVERILGLMDALGDERGLLCGHSLGGAVAVQCALAAPERFAGLVIINSASAAGTPAWAEAARAGMAELAARVRAEGTGFLKRTRLYPAHSRRLDERSRELLTRDFDRLTPAGLAGTAEGLIPFVNAFERLPELQVPVLVVAGQRDRDFMEVLPGFLAQLPHGLARVVELPEAGHAANLEQPREFEAAVIDFAREIGYLPAADGTAPRHAAGSSTLNVLGGLLVAAGLGMLAAALVVAQLGKDGGRSFVAAEPEATPTAGFTPVTAVAGTRTAIPLPAGGVATLTPAATVSGSTPAAGAAVPPSPTPTATPRAAGAAATPTPTATLAPSPTPTATATPAGPYAAIAGPLRVGVGESATYFDASRPVPLRVTWVTPSGTVRDVHGVTVTFPSEGCFAVTMEAVFPDGVTRTAVVNVAVGGATCGG
- a CDS encoding tyrosine-protein phosphatase, which produces MHDTTIPGDLEGVHNFRPVGPYRVAGGRTMRPGRLFRSGALEPMTPRDREVLERVIGVRTILDLRHPDELAMANGPHPLSDRVVWLSIFREEWRQEDLIAELNGLYGLGPSPRRYLHYLEIGGDRLARAFELFAEEPRYPFLVHCTAGKDRTGVLIGMIMDVLGADPADIAYEYGLSDASIDRLLAYLRASGRQLEGTEEEIRARLSTPPERMAGFIELLHKEHGGAEAFFRKQGVSEATIDRVRELLTV
- the lepB gene encoding signal peptidase I, producing the protein MGDAPQPQRRLSWPSLRVAGDDEPAADPSGNWLPSAAPRDADPGGLPPPTFDWLYRDPRRWAPQHGPRGRDPSALPGPFLPPGPADAPHGAHASPAPALEPAPAVSPAAGSRALPLVREIVETILLAVLVFLAVRASVQHYRVDGTSMYPTLEDGEFLLVNSLVYTRVDVEALARYVPGWDPGPPARRYLFHAPERGDIVVFHHPSGVHRDLVKRVIGLPGETVEMRGGVVYINGRRLIEPYLADGDVPLGDMAPVVVPPDSYFVMGDNRNHSQDSRVLGPIPIDDIVGKAFLTWWPREKFGLAPNQAPRLAGAED